ATAGTATATATATTAGCTATTATAGTGCTACTAGTATTAgtgtatatatatttcatttctgTGGTTGTTGTTGATACCGGGCCCAGCATATATTCGAAGATGATCAATTAAGCTTTAATCTAATCAGTATTACAGTGTTAAAACGATATTGGGGACAAGAAAATCATGGGATTAAGAAAATGTAACATTACAAAACGAAATACAGTTGATTTTGTCTTTCATGTTTTGTCTCTTTCTTCATGCCACttgcatatattattattttaaattatttattactagTAGTGAACAACAAAAACTATAATTTGACTCGGGTGTGTTATTCACGGGATCTTTCTCAATTCTCATGGTCCCAATATTTATTGCTAGTATTCTATATTTCACGTCTTCTTTTGCTCGGTACCATTCATTTTCCCATTTTATGTTTTGTGAagtagtttgtttatattttattattttgttgttagattattattattattattattattattattattattattattattattattattatagatcCCTACACTATATATTATGCTAAATTAGTTCCGTCAATTAAGTATTAAGTATATATAGTTTCTCTTTGGACTGTGCCTAAGCTCAACCCGTTAATGGATTCAACGATTACTAACTATGTTATGGAGATCTCTTATTAGAATAATCAAGCAAATTTAGCGATCCCATCAAAGTTACCCGATAACAATTGAAAACCAATCCACGAGATTACAACTACTGCAATTCAGCGTAGTAAGGGATCGGTATTCATAACAGTCGTAAATTCATCGTAGTCAAGCAGTCAAATGTTAGTGATTGTCCGATCGAtatatttagtatttttttttacggataTATTTAGtattattaaataaacaaaaaaattgcatttgtTTAAATCGTCCAATCTTAATTAGACAGTAAAAAATATCGTTACTACACGATTGCATGAAAAAGTTGAATTGAATGCGTCCAATCCATTTCCCCTATATTACACTTGATCTTATAATACATCCTATAAATATGAACATGACAAAACTTAACATACATATTCTCTAAATCCTAAAAACTTATTCCAAAAATTGCCTTGATCGTTGGAGTGTTTACGTGTATATACTCAACACCTCTGAGGAGCTTCCTTTATTTTCAATCGTGTTTCCGAATGTCGATCTAGGTTCACTGCCCATACCTTCTAAAGTTCTAATAACAAACAcgctaattaattaaaagaaaaattatatcttattaaataaataaaaatcatatctTTTGTAGCATATGAACGGCGCATTGTTCTTTTCATAATTATTTATCTAATCATATGATTCTCATCATGCATTCCCATTTTTGTGCCCTTGATTAGTGATTAAACATTATTGCGAATTCTATATTAATTCGCAGGATATAATAGAAACTACAGGATTTGTAATGTAGTTTGGATCTTATGCAGTTCAAAGACAAAGATCAGGTTCTGAGTTCCATGATCTCAATGTTAGATGATGGGAAACCTAATAATTAATTCCGGTAAGCACATGCAACGTGAGTATGTTTAGTTACTTAAgcaataaactaattaaagttaggccttgtttatttattttttctaacttGAAATTAAAGTTGTTTTAGTAATAATCAACATGAACATGttaattactttcttttttttttttaaaaaaaatgctaaacagtgcccccggagCGCATTGGTTAAGCATATTAATATAGAAACTTTATCTTGGAAATTATGCATTCAATGcattaaaagtataaaaaaattatcttatgacaattaattttgttttttattttctttttgggtATGGTTAACAAGTGCcacgggggcactgtttagtatgatttttattttttttactgaattAGCATGTTACTTATTTACTTAATCTACATAATACTTAATCTAGACATTAATTAGATTTTGATATCTAGctatatttttgtttggatAAGTGATATCTAGCTATATTGAGTATATAATATcgaaattttgtattaaaagatctattaattcataataatattgttCCAAATTTGAATAAAGAGTTTTTTAAATGCCTCCAAAACAGAAAGGTTTTTGTGTTGAAGTACAAGTACTGCAATCAGTATATGGTTGTAGTGGCCATCTCAAAAATTGCAAAGGAGGTCAAACTTGCATTATATATAAATGAATGCTCTCTTTTAAATTACGTTATCATACGGTTATGGTACtactaataatttaattaatttaataacttCCACTTCGAATAATTGTGATGGCACTATTGATGGTCCCATACGCCCATGCATAACAAAACAAgataacaattttaaaatgatcaaaatcaaaacaatttaGAATCTGACAATATTAAAAAACTGTTTAGGATAAAAAGTTTACATTACCTTTAATTTAGCTTTCCTAAAGTAGACTTAGTACATTGTATTACAAAATTGTACCGCACTAAAAGAAAGGATCGTGATTCATGATCAAGATTGTCTATAGTAGTATAAGCACGTAGTTGCAAGCCCTAAATAATCTCAATCGTCAATTTGAGATCAAACCATTTAGattgtaaaataataaataatttcgATCGCTACTTTAATTTGAAATCACACAATTGATATGTAAAATGGCGTGATATAATAGATGAACTGaatcttcaaaaagaaaaatgatttctCAATTCACGTACCTTTCATTTTATTGGAagtatgtattttatttaaatcTTGCTAATTTGTCCATAAGAGCACATATTAAAAATTTTGAGAATAAAAGTTTTGAATTGAacaagaaaattgattttaaaaaagttgaaaatgcacaaatttctgaacaaatatttttatattgaattttttaacatgtatCTTTAAGACATAAATTATCATAGtccttatttttaattttttcttttataataccATTGTCCTTATTTAAAATGCACTACGAGAAACATGTTAATATTCTTGATAGATTTGAACGTACATACATATGTTAAAAAAGATTTGAATTGTCTAATTTAAGAGTAAAGTGAAAATTCAGAAAATCAATAATTAAAGTTTTAACAATTTCTAAtttattactataatttttttataataactgaTTAATTAACGGTTAATATTACTCATTTTAGAGAAGccaaatcattttaaaattcatcATAAGAAAACACTAGTATTATAGCATGAGGAAAAAAAACTAGTGGGCTCATCCAAAGCCCACATGACCCATCTCCGTCTGTCACATGGGCTTGACTACGATAGAGGCAACAGCACAATGGCATAATCTCGTAATTATCTTAAACTCCAATGGCATTTACCTTTCATCAAAACCATATATACCTTTCACCTTCCCATTCCAATTTCCAATTACATCGAAACAAAAACCCGCTCCGTTACTTTTTCAACACTCCACTCCACTCCACCACCTTTTCCCCTTTCACACTCTTTTTCAAAATGTCACCGTCATCATCCTCCACCGGAAACTGCAGCAAAATCCGCCGCATTGTTCGTCTCCGACAAATGCTTCTCCGATGGAGAAAGAAAGCAcgattaacaacaacaacaacaaactacTACGATGTACCGGAAGGACACGTGGCAGTATGTGTGGGTCCTAGTATGAGAAGATTCGTTGTTCGTGCTAGTTACTTGAATCATCCGATCTTCAAGAAGCTTCTGATGCAAGCGGAGGAAGAATACGGTTTTTGTAACCATGGACCGCTTGCGATTCCATGTGATGAGTCTTTGTTTGAAGAGGCTCTTCGGGTTATGGCCCGACCCGAACCTAGATTTTCTACGCTTGAAGATTTTCAGAGACGGTGCCACGTGGAtgttagtagtagtagtagtagtagtagtaataatcaGTTTGTAGGAGAATCGAGGCCGTTACTTCATGATGACCCGATTTGTTGAGTCAGCGAGTTAACtcggtttttttttcttctggaaAATATAATCATCGCTaactcatttttaattttttttgggtattttGTTGTACTAATGATTGATGTTAGGTGAGTTTGTTGTagggaaaaaatatttattagtgaattgatgataaaaaaatatataaatctggttggattattattttattcattttttaattttggattTATGAGATCTCCCGTGTTTGATCTTTGTAAAATGTATATGTAAATGCAAATTACTTTGATCAATTTCAAAAGAAGCTTGCAAaaagtgtttttattttttatattctttataCTATTTGATATTTGGAATTAATTTTGCGTccaatttatattaattttcatttatagaaatttttaacaagataaatttggtaacaaaaataaaatctattatcttatttttgtttcatgGAAGCACCTCATTCAATTTTTCGGTACTAAACTAAATCTAATAACTTAAAAGCGATTAATCACCATAATAAATTACAGATTTATTATATTTGCATTTCTTCTAggttaatttttcaaaatctaCGAGAGCAGACtcttaataatttaaaatttggcCGTGTCAAAAAGATAGGTCTATGATACCTCACAAGCCAAACTCagatcttcaattttttaacagATTAGGCTTAGGTTTGGCAAAATTTAATTCGACCTAACTTATTTCAACCTTGGCATCCTTGGTAGgaaaagaagaaggaaaaagtGCAGCAGCTTTATGACTTGTAGAACATTGTCTAAAGAACTCACCAAAATAAGGTTTTCAGCTCCTAAGATCGACCCTTACATTTAAATAGGAAAGCTCTCaaactctttattttatttctgaTACTAGCACACAACGTTCTTCcgtaaaatataattaaaatttatttcttATATAATTTGAACTGAAATTGTCCCGATCGATTCAAAATGTTGCAAGATTACACTTTGCATATATATCGAGTCATTGGTTGGATGATCGTCGGTCCACACTCAAAATTGCCATTGGTTGGAGTACTACTGCACTTTTTACACATGCTAGgcatacaaaaattaaaatgctgTTAATAAGCTAATAAAAGCTGCAATTATCACGTACACAACAGATATGGTATGAACGTGGTGAATATTACACCGTTTTAGAATATTTTATCATGATGTTGATGTCTCACCTTCAATTAATGATACTTTAGTTGTAATTATATTTCTTGAAAGCATGATAAATtcagtaaacaaaaaaaagaagagcaTAACAAATACAGTATGTAAAGGAAAATGTTCATATGTGTCAAGGCTAAAATAAATATGGAAATATTCTCTTAAAAATTATGCATTTATCCTATAGATCTTTTaccatttgttttgtttgggtTTGACTGAGTTGTAACATTATTTCCAATgcaaaaattgcattttttgtatccttaactagtgtcctgagggcactagttagcatgaccttaataataataattattataattataataaattggTCACGTTACAAATGATGCTTTGtagtaggggtgtgcaaaatatCCGGTCATATGGATATGACTATATCCAAATCCAAAACCAACTCCAAATAACCAGTTATTTGGAAACAGATATTAACCAGACCATTCTAAAAATGGTTGGGTATCCATTATGTAAATCcggttttttaattaaatgtcCATATCCATGTCCAAATCCATTGGATTAGACATTTTGcgcatttcttcatttttttgatatgaaacttttgactattttttttacgctaattatcctataaaaacctaaaatcggccggcaacccgaaaaatcggtagaaaaaacctaaaattggccaaaagcccaaaaatcgactataaaccctaaaatcggccaaaaatccaaaaaaattgccgaaaaacttaaaatcggccaaaattccaaaaattgactataatcCTTAAAATCggatgaaaacccaaaaaatcggccgaaaaaccaaaaatcgaccgaaaaacccaaaaaatcggccgaaaacctaaaatcggccaaaatccaaaaaatcgactataaaccctaaaattggccggcaacccgaaaaatcggcagaaaaaacctaaaatcggtcaaaattccaaaaatcgactataaaccctaaaatcggccgaaaacccaaaaaatcggccgaaaaaccaaaaatcgaccgaaaacccaaaaaatcggccgaaaacctaaaatcgacccaaatccaaaaaatcgactataaaccctaaaatcggacggcaacccgaaaaatcggcagaaaaacctaaaattggccaaaattccaaaaatcgactataaaccctaaaatcggccgaaaacccaaaaaatcggccgaaaaaccaaaaatcgaccgaaaacccaaaatcggccaacatccaaaaaatcggccgaagaatctaaaatcgtccctaaacccaaaaaactcggccgaaaacctaaaatcgacccaaaatccTGAAATTGGCTATAACCctcaaaatcggccgaaaaacctaaaatcgactataaacccatttttcggtcgatattagggtttatagtcgattttttcgtttttcggttgatttttcgtttttcggtcgattttagggtttatagtcgatttttgggttttttgccgattttaggtttttcggccgattttttgggtttagggtcgatttttgggttttcgagtaattttttgggttttcagccgattttagagtttatagtcgattttagggcttttggtcgattttaggtttttcagccgattttaggtttttctgccgattttttcggtttttcggtcaatttttgggtttatggtcgattttattaaaataaataaaattaaatgaaggaaattcaattacattatccaaataaaatataggaatttattctatgtataaaattctgatttctttactattttttttatgcaagttttactaaatttagattattttcaaaaaaaaaaagatttttttaaattgtcttaaaaccagtttttaaaatgaaataactgattttttttatcaaatttaaaaataaccggttaaaaattggatttaaaaaatgaccacttttaaatttggtttggttaaaATAACTGGTTATATATCCATAACCAAATTTATAACCAgttttataaccggtttataataaaatatggttatggttatgaatccaaatccaattaaatggtttcggtttggatatggtttggtttgtcaaattatccgaccatgcacacccctacttTGTAGTGACTAGTGACAACATAAATATGTGGTTGCAATTTAGTTTATGTGCTAtcgaattgaaatatgatgaatTTTCCATATTCCTTAGTATGTGCACACAGCACCAAAAGCAAATACTACAACACAAAGTTATGCCGAGAGAGACTCACGCGGTTTAGTCCGTTGACATTTGACAACGTAACTAATAATAGAGAGAGGAGGAAGCTCACTCGGTGGATATACCACTGTTAATCTCAACTTCTGtcattaattaagaaaaatgcaCATTAATTAAGAAactactttttaaaaatataagaaatgttttcaatgtaaaatttacgttttttgttttcttaattagTGTCCAAAAATACTACTAGTTGGCATgatatttatgtaatttttcaAAGTACTATTATTAACCTATAAAAAAACCTTACCTTTATGTACCACGGAGTGTATAcggactattttatttttattggagGTTGGTTTGAAAATTTGAGAAGAATCCCATTCAACTTTCATATAATTGTGACAAAGGCTGATTAATTGAGCAGTAActatatccttctttattattGATTATCCTCTTCTAATCAGCTTGGTTAATGGCTAATGtcacataattaaaaattagtaAAAGGTAGAGAAAGGAAAGGACCCACTTCCTGAGTCTTTGAATAATTATGGTCTAAAAGTAAAGTATCCAATCCAAGACCAAGTGATTATTTTGGATGAAAAGTATTACTTGGGTCAGCCTCAATCGATCTCGTAATTCCATTAATTGGATTCTTTTGACAACAATTTCTTCATGTTGGGCCCTCATACCATCATATCCACATGCTAAACCCTATCATAAAGGACTAACTTTTCTCATAAGTACACATATCTAAGATAATGTGCAAAtatgaaaatgagaaattaaaaacataaagtCAGGAAAGAAAAGTCCAtgtcatttttcaaatattCTAGTGATTTATCTCaagatttttcttattttatacaGAGAAGTCAGGAAAAACAAAACACTAAGAAGTGTATAAAATTTATGAGAAAGTCTTTTATGAGCACAATcctaaataaatattatttggaCACACTtacataaaactaaaaaaaataaataaaaaatatttagtcacatcaattaatatattgtaattttatttttctttaattttttttttggttttgtgtgtaccaaaaaaaaaatatttggggtTGTGCCCAACCAAGTGTGCCTCAAAATTTACATTGGATGAAACACTTAAATTAAGATGGAAGAATGATAAATTGTGTTTGCTTTTTTATAGTGATGACCAAATTCGGACTATTAGTTTTTTAGTCCGAGCTagaattttagaaaaaatttcgTCATGTTTAGAGAATTGTGGGCAACAGAAagtgagtttttattttaaacaaaaaaatttatacaaagAATCAAAGAAAAAACTCATGACCAATTTTCATACTTGATTTATTGTTGGTAAAAAAATGATACtacttataaatataattattcaCAAACTAGTAGTATATGTTAATTAGATagaatcaaattaatttttgttgttgttgtgagaGTAGAGTCAAATTAAATGCATGGATTTGAGGTGAGTAATGATATATGAACATCAATTTTTTGACAACAATTGATAACatgatttaaatataatatttttcactTACTTTTTGCGTTTTTACTGTAGCCAGATGCAAAAAATGACTTTTGTATGCTGGTGcagttacaaaattacccctatTGTCAAATTATTGTCCAAAAAATGTTGTTCATATATCATTACTCATTTGAGGTTGGATAATTTAATTGTACTATAATGCAATGTACTTACGTAGAGGAGTCACAAGTACTATACAAAGTTGATGATGGATTGTAATATTTGAAAAGTAAATTGTTAAATATctcattgaaattttaaaattcgtcaaatatcttcatgaaatttgaaaataggcaaatatccccctgaaattttaaaaagtaaatcaaATTGCCCCCTGACACTACCAGCCAGAGTTCAGGTcagggggcaatttgattgactttttaaaatttcagggggtatttgccTGTTTCCAAATTTCAAAggatatttaacaaattttaaaattttaagggaGTATTTGACAGGTTAATCAATATTTAAAGGCCAAAAAGCAGGTCTTAGAGTAGTGATGCTTGCGGTGGGGCATCTATCACGTGCTACGATCATATCTACCAGCTCCTCCTATGCTGCGGCCTGGATTCCACTTCAAAAGAGCTTTACTCACCTGATACTACCACCATCACTCAGTACATAAAGCCGTACGAAACCTCATCATCAACACCTGTAAATAGTCAAATTGTCCCTCCAAAACTGTAGAGCTGTAGattttatactatataaaatTTGTGTATAGGCGAAGAAATCCTTTAAAATGTTTAACTTGGGTATAGGCAAATAAACTCTATATTTGACGTATGCGAAATTGTAGGGTCAAAAGAGGAAATTTTACTAGGTTAGATCAATATATTATGGAGCATACCTGGACTCAATaatcatataaataattttgaCACCACATTTTCATTCAAAACCTTAAGATATTAAGTTTACaaattatttcatttatatGTTGTTCAATATCAATTCTTCCAACCAATGTAGGACTTGATATATCTCAGCATCTTCCCTTAAATGTAAGTCTCTCTGTGTCCATATGATCCATCATCATCATTCACTTATTGCCCCCTGTTGAAATATgtcttgaaatctcagttactaGAAGTCAAAAAAATCTTTGTACAGTCTGTCTGTTGCGAGGCGCAAACTTGTAATTTTGTCTCATGGAGTCAGGTTCTGCCTCCTGCGCAAGGCGCAGGGAGGGCTATGTGAGGCGCAGACGCGTGATGCAGTTTTGctgttttgcagattttttgtgaaaatatcTTTTCTTGTAGGGCACtatgacttggatttgttttattttaaaacaaatttgttgctagttttttggcatatatttttctataaatagagattactttattcatagaaaaattgagattgAGAGAATAAGGGTTTGCGGTTTGCCAATACAAAGGCAAAGGTTATGGTTTCTCCTTGGGTAGTCTAGGTCAATGGAGTCTCTTGGTCACATGAAGAGATTCGAAATTTGGGTAGAGTTAGTGTTTGCTAATTCTAGTAACCCAATTGAGATTTCTTCGTGTAAAGTTACTTATTGATtctagtggaacggaggggctgctctctctcCCAAAGTAGGTTGTTttgaccgaactgggtaaacaaatattgtgttctttgccagccaaaaaaaatattgtgttctttcttctcatttatcttgtttgtcgtttttattattattgcttattcctcttgttattggttgccgttctattgctccacacatcaagtatTTCATTGGTGTAATTTTatgacgaattcacaacaccTCCCATCACGGGCGGACACTTGTCCAAGgtctagtaatttttttttggttttttaggGGTTAGTTTAAGGTAAAAGTAAAACTGAGTTTTTTTGGGttcaaaattgagattttttagtGCAAAAAGAGATTTTGTCTAGACTTTATAATTTTATAGACCAAAGGCAACGATTATTTAACAAACCTAAAGaatgaattatatttcttataataaaaaaggaTGGGAGAAAATATTAAGCCAAGCTAACTTTTTGGTGAGGCGATATGTTGTTCATATATGATCTATTCCCACCTCCTACCTGAATGGACACAATACAATGTTGCTACTTTCGATTTGAGAAGACAATTATGTCCCTTATCCTCATGATAAGAATAAATCTTCCAATTAAAGttattattacattattttGATAGATATATTAAAGTTACTATTATGATAGAGCACATACGTGATACTTATTTTGTGTGTGATTAAGATGAACTTATTGACATATCACAAATGGATATACATTTTCGACACAAGGAGAACTATCCCAACATATTCTCCAACTTTTTGTAGGATTTGATGGACAATTATtccttctttattttaatttatatattaaaatttaaaatttgtttattttctttcttaattattttgttgatttttgaattattttaatat
This portion of the Trifolium pratense cultivar HEN17-A07 linkage group LG3, ARS_RC_1.1, whole genome shotgun sequence genome encodes:
- the LOC123916135 gene encoding auxin-responsive protein SAUR71-like, whose product is MSPSSSSTGNCSKIRRIVRLRQMLLRWRKKARLTTTTTNYYDVPEGHVAVCVGPSMRRFVVRASYLNHPIFKKLLMQAEEEYGFCNHGPLAIPCDESLFEEALRVMARPEPRFSTLEDFQRRCHVDVSSSSSSSSNNQFVGESRPLLHDDPIC